In Solanum pennellii chromosome 3, SPENNV200, a single window of DNA contains:
- the LOC107013844 gene encoding uncharacterized protein LOC107013844 — translation MMMSIFSSFDALSAELFGQKLSFSKPSSEQQGVGTLVSDQKTAATSSTGVLKKAGEASPPPSSRQQQQQKRQRFALEFDGVHCFETIIPC, via the coding sequence ATGATGATGTCAATTTTCAGTTCCTTTGATGCGCTTTCTGCTGAACTTTTTGGGCAGAAATTGAGTTTTTCTAAGCCTTCTTCAGAACAACAAGGGGTTGGAACTCTTGTATCAGATCAAAAGACCGCCGCTACTTCTTCAACTGGTGTTCTGAAGAAGGCCGGAGAGGCATCACCGCCGCCGTCTTCGcggcagcagcagcagcagaaGAGGCAGAGGTTCGCGCTGGAATTCGACGGCGTTCACTGTTTTGAAACTATTATTCCctgttga
- the LOC107014840 gene encoding 60S acidic ribosomal protein P1 — MSVGELGCTYAALLLFDDGIPITAEKIATVVKAANISVESYWPSLFAKLFEKRDIEDLILTVGTGGGPAVAVAASPVGGGGGGAAAPAAEEKKEEMKEDSDEDLGLSLFD; from the exons ATGTCAGTTGGGGAACTTGGTTGTACCTATGCTGCTTTACTTCTCTTCGATGATGGAATTCCCATTACT GCAGAGAAGATTGCTACGGTGGTGAAAGCAGCTAATATTTCAGTGGAGTCTTATTGGCCTAGTCTTTTCGCCAAGCTATTTGAGAAGAGGGATATTGAAGATCTCATTTTGACCGTTGGGACGGGTGGCGGTCCAGCAGTGGCTGTTGCTGCTTCCCCCGTtggtggaggtggtggtggTGCTGCTGCTCCCGCAGCTGAGGAGAAAAAG GAGGAGATGAAGGAGGACAGTGACGAGGATTTGGGATTGAGCTTGTTTGATTAG